From the Natrarchaeobaculum aegyptiacum genome, one window contains:
- the hepT gene encoding type VII toxin-antitoxin system HepT family RNase toxin has translation MTVPEDTERRILHNATYVEEALTVLSRKQSLSPDAYRNDREQRAIVEREFQTAIEACLDIAGLVLTATDEQMPETYAGRFRRLEELGIISPETSEKMRGAAGFRTVLAHNYGDDLDHDVVYNHLQNQLEWFVRFLTEIRDYLTET, from the coding sequence GTGACGGTCCCTGAGGATACCGAGCGGCGAATTTTGCACAACGCAACGTACGTCGAGGAGGCCCTGACCGTTCTCTCCCGAAAGCAATCGCTATCACCTGATGCCTACCGTAACGACCGGGAACAACGCGCGATCGTCGAACGAGAGTTCCAGACGGCGATCGAAGCGTGCCTCGATATTGCAGGATTGGTCCTGACTGCAACCGACGAACAGATGCCGGAGACGTACGCCGGTCGGTTCCGACGACTCGAAGAACTCGGCATCATCTCTCCAGAGACGAGTGAAAAGATGCGCGGTGCTGCTGGATTTCGAACCGTCCTCGCTCACAACTACGGTGACGACCTCGATCACGACGTCGTTTACAACCACCTCCAAAATCAACTCGAGTGGTTCGTTCGGTTTTTGACGGAGATCCGTGACTATCTGACTGAAACGTAG
- the mntA gene encoding type VII toxin-antitoxin system MntA family adenylyltransferase antitoxin: MSTGSEPHSLEERDLAAMREVIDRYPVTLALLFGSHATGTETAESDVDVAVAFAGDHAPSDRLELRVQLIVDLMEALGRDAIDVVDLDRLDPAVGRSAVTSGTVLAGDQEVLEAYRSQFEQDRPDDDTHETRMRRFDSILDRLEARVDS; the protein is encoded by the coding sequence ATGAGCACGGGATCGGAGCCTCACTCCCTCGAGGAACGTGATCTGGCGGCGATGAGGGAAGTTATCGACCGGTATCCAGTCACCCTGGCACTGCTCTTTGGATCCCACGCGACGGGGACCGAGACTGCCGAGAGCGACGTCGACGTCGCCGTGGCGTTTGCCGGCGATCACGCTCCCTCGGATCGACTCGAGTTGCGAGTCCAACTGATCGTCGATTTGATGGAAGCGCTCGGCAGAGATGCGATCGACGTCGTCGATCTCGACCGTCTCGATCCGGCAGTCGGCCGGTCGGCAGTCACGTCTGGTACCGTTCTTGCTGGTGATCAGGAGGTTCTCGAGGCGTACCGATCGCAGTTCGAGCAGGATCGACCGGACGACGACACTCACGAAACGAGGATGCGACGGTTCGATTCGATACTCGATCGACTGGAGGCGCGCGTCGACTCGTGA
- a CDS encoding type II toxin-antitoxin system VapC family toxin — MICLDANVWIYYLDSDLPEHNSVRRPVGRLLEDEPLFTTTVLQMEVVHYLQRQLADSQPEIDRFLDLEATTVATLTRDDVSNAAALLRNHSNTGIGGRDATVVAAMDRHDVSTLWTHDSGLERLGERLEWLTVVDPVTDALE, encoded by the coding sequence ATGATCTGTCTCGACGCGAACGTCTGGATCTACTACCTCGATAGTGACCTTCCAGAACACAATTCCGTCCGCAGGCCCGTCGGACGACTGCTCGAAGACGAGCCACTGTTCACCACGACTGTTCTGCAGATGGAGGTCGTTCACTACCTCCAGCGCCAACTCGCCGATAGCCAGCCCGAAATCGATCGATTTCTCGACCTCGAGGCCACCACCGTCGCGACGCTGACTCGCGACGACGTTTCGAACGCGGCAGCCCTCCTCCGAAACCACTCGAACACCGGGATCGGCGGCCGTGACGCGACGGTCGTCGCAGCGATGGACCGCCACGACGTCTCCACCCTCTGGACGCACGATTCCGGGCTCGAGCGCCTCGGTGAGCGTCTCGAGTGGCTCACCGTCGTCGATCCAGTCACTGACGCACTCGAGTGA
- a CDS encoding AbrB/MazE/SpoVT family DNA-binding domain-containing protein — MGTDTDERRIDPKGRVTIPKTIRRRLALEAGEHVEVAIEEGAVVIRPTSQVSRSEFVETMEGCITAETRRQPAGSLAPDELKADWTSDLPDATE; from the coding sequence ATGGGAACGGACACCGACGAACGACGAATCGATCCGAAAGGTCGAGTAACGATTCCAAAGACGATCCGACGACGCCTCGCGCTCGAGGCCGGGGAACACGTCGAAGTCGCTATTGAGGAGGGTGCAGTCGTAATCCGACCCACATCTCAGGTTTCCCGTTCGGAATTCGTCGAGACGATGGAGGGCTGTATCACGGCAGAAACGCGACGACAACCCGCCGGCTCACTCGCTCCCGACGAACTGAAAGCCGACTGGACGTCGGATCTTCCAGACGCGACCGAATGA
- a CDS encoding DUF7342 family protein: MTDDARENGRRERPSRTRGERVRAAARTLREPRTASWVADETGVSVKTARKYLDQLVEDSVLRTVERGDQTHYCIDQLMATYREVASLQREHDREELTAALKSIRIQIGDWKETYDVETPGELRASIAELEDEAEIDQRRDVASEWEHLENRLSVVRAALNEYDLVTKRDACSA; this comes from the coding sequence ATGACCGACGATGCCCGAGAAAACGGTCGTCGCGAGCGCCCCTCGAGGACTCGAGGAGAGCGCGTCCGGGCCGCAGCACGCACCCTTCGGGAGCCCCGAACCGCCTCCTGGGTCGCCGACGAGACGGGAGTCTCCGTGAAGACCGCGCGGAAGTACCTCGACCAGCTCGTCGAGGATTCCGTCCTCCGAACCGTAGAGCGAGGCGACCAGACTCACTACTGCATCGATCAACTGATGGCGACGTATCGGGAGGTTGCCTCCCTCCAGCGGGAACACGACCGCGAGGAACTCACCGCCGCACTCAAATCGATTCGAATCCAGATCGGAGACTGGAAGGAAACGTACGACGTCGAAACGCCGGGCGAACTGCGAGCGAGTATCGCGGAACTCGAGGACGAAGCCGAGATCGACCAGCGACGAGACGTCGCAAGCGAGTGGGAACACCTCGAGAATCGGCTCTCGGTGGTTCGAGCAGCACTGAACGAATACGACTTGGTGACCAAACGGGACGCCTGCTCTGCGTGA
- a CDS encoding BGTF surface domain-containing protein: MNDNTSYREKGRAVFLAAIMVLSVVAMSAAFAGSAAAEGPFDVEITGTNSEVTEGETLEVYVEVTDPDDGDNTETIYLDFGEDEAVAEEEVTIEGAVTESITLEYETDGDDVGEDTTVTVRSDEDQATADVTVNEQPPVASPGGVEYAYDGSVAWQGQDVVAYGEDLDNYYNDGDGEDEVELRVVDSFGDGDGESTFESEETITTAADADVEDVVADDANVEGDVSDWAVVVIETDSLENENYFITGDQSFPAQNNDIASADTFEVSVQNLDVEFDDDSVTDAGADALTEMEVDSNRGSYALNVSADGDLDVEDLQDIFTTDEDDSFDLATDNDWDGVDDDEDRITIWIPSDDDYDLNFTDIDTGEYDFDFEVDDTEAEATASIDVTEHDADGSFSQGVYTQTAGDTVSMTIDLEDTDDAYLVFGDEDVGYVDIVYVEDDTGNGEVDLTLNTRLMGTGHPMAVVSGDDEVESLVDGIGLYDQETDAERDALIGQYHVAEDLPEPFDDVEFYNDEDMDEEDQVGFNSFLSELDITDEGAYNQLVRPLQPTDYPVVASGNGVFAVDDGGDLEVDDELDMATVDLVTPEIGEINTFIAPENSADEHDISELFGEDDDDATMTPRTDIPEDDRLIVQAELSGIYGLMVAHSGEDDYDPLTEDGFHPQTIDTINNIDGEGITIEIEGDDRVGNQDPNYVDFGEASDDDILIWADPTNGQMLIVVDTSSSDAFDRDVEDGDTFEATIEYETDSDERFYFGHDGLAEYPWLGDAGEDPSGDAAYPYFSPDSDESVSTEFTMVDRAVNFDNVDADDNVQLEASDEAVVTGETNVAPGSDASLRITNAGDTPSFLSTEDVSIDADGTFASEEFEFGDRNVDDEAELDFRVGGSSVDDADGIFVEEVEDADDHVDDHEDDHADDHEDDHADDADDHVDDHEDDDPAPADDTADDVEPEDDGVPGFGLAIAVVALLAAAMLALRRQN; encoded by the coding sequence ATGAACGACAACACATCATATCGTGAAAAGGGACGGGCGGTGTTCCTCGCCGCGATTATGGTTCTCTCTGTCGTCGCCATGTCCGCAGCGTTCGCGGGTTCGGCGGCAGCAGAAGGTCCTTTCGACGTGGAGATTACAGGGACTAACTCAGAAGTAACGGAGGGTGAGACCCTCGAGGTTTACGTTGAGGTGACGGACCCCGACGATGGTGACAACACAGAAACGATCTATCTCGACTTCGGCGAGGACGAAGCAGTCGCTGAAGAAGAGGTAACCATTGAGGGTGCTGTTACCGAATCGATTACCCTCGAGTACGAAACCGATGGTGACGATGTCGGTGAAGACACTACGGTCACTGTTCGCAGTGACGAGGATCAGGCCACTGCTGACGTGACTGTCAACGAGCAGCCACCAGTTGCCTCCCCCGGCGGTGTCGAGTACGCCTACGATGGTAGCGTCGCCTGGCAGGGTCAGGACGTCGTCGCCTACGGCGAAGACCTTGACAATTACTACAATGACGGTGATGGTGAGGACGAAGTTGAGCTCCGCGTCGTCGACAGTTTCGGCGATGGTGACGGAGAGAGTACCTTCGAGTCCGAAGAGACAATCACGACGGCTGCAGACGCTGACGTCGAGGATGTCGTCGCTGACGACGCCAATGTCGAAGGCGACGTCTCTGACTGGGCAGTGGTCGTGATCGAGACTGACAGTCTCGAGAACGAGAACTACTTCATCACCGGTGACCAGTCCTTCCCAGCACAGAACAACGACATCGCCAGCGCCGACACTTTCGAAGTGAGTGTCCAGAACCTCGATGTCGAGTTCGACGATGACTCCGTCACGGACGCCGGTGCTGACGCACTCACCGAGATGGAAGTCGACTCCAACCGCGGCAGCTACGCGCTGAACGTCAGCGCCGACGGTGACCTCGACGTCGAGGACCTTCAGGATATATTCACTACTGACGAGGACGACAGCTTCGACCTCGCCACTGACAACGACTGGGACGGTGTTGACGACGACGAAGACCGCATCACCATCTGGATTCCCAGCGACGATGATTACGACCTGAACTTCACCGACATCGACACTGGTGAGTACGACTTCGACTTCGAAGTCGACGACACGGAAGCCGAGGCCACTGCCTCGATCGACGTGACCGAACACGACGCTGATGGCTCGTTCAGCCAGGGCGTCTACACGCAGACCGCCGGTGATACGGTCTCCATGACGATCGACCTCGAGGACACCGACGACGCCTACCTCGTCTTCGGTGACGAGGACGTCGGCTACGTCGACATCGTCTACGTCGAGGACGACACCGGCAACGGTGAAGTCGACCTGACGCTCAACACGCGTCTAATGGGAACTGGCCACCCGATGGCTGTCGTTTCCGGTGACGACGAAGTTGAGAGCTTGGTCGATGGAATTGGTCTGTATGATCAGGAAACCGATGCGGAGAGAGATGCACTCATCGGTCAGTACCACGTTGCTGAGGACCTTCCAGAACCCTTCGATGACGTCGAGTTCTACAACGACGAAGACATGGATGAGGAAGACCAAGTCGGCTTCAACAGCTTCCTTTCCGAACTCGACATCACTGATGAGGGTGCGTACAATCAGTTGGTCCGACCGCTCCAGCCGACCGACTACCCGGTCGTAGCTAGCGGAAACGGCGTGTTTGCCGTCGACGACGGCGGCGATCTCGAGGTCGACGACGAACTCGACATGGCGACGGTCGACCTGGTCACGCCCGAAATCGGCGAGATCAACACGTTCATCGCACCTGAGAACAGCGCCGACGAGCACGACATCTCGGAACTGTTCGGTGAGGACGACGACGATGCGACGATGACGCCTCGCACGGACATCCCCGAGGATGACCGACTCATCGTTCAGGCCGAACTCTCGGGCATCTACGGTCTGATGGTCGCCCACTCCGGTGAGGACGATTACGACCCACTGACTGAGGACGGCTTCCACCCACAGACGATCGATACCATCAACAACATCGACGGTGAGGGTATCACCATCGAGATCGAAGGCGACGATCGCGTCGGTAACCAGGACCCGAACTACGTCGACTTCGGTGAAGCCAGCGACGATGACATTCTGATCTGGGCTGACCCGACAAACGGTCAGATGTTAATTGTAGTTGACACGAGTTCGTCCGATGCGTTCGACCGCGACGTCGAAGACGGTGACACGTTCGAGGCAACTATCGAGTACGAAACCGACAGCGACGAACGGTTCTACTTCGGCCACGATGGTCTCGCCGAGTACCCGTGGCTGGGTGACGCCGGTGAAGACCCATCCGGCGATGCAGCCTACCCGTACTTCAGCCCCGACTCTGACGAGTCCGTGAGCACCGAGTTCACGATGGTCGACCGTGCAGTCAACTTCGACAACGTCGACGCTGACGACAACGTCCAGCTCGAGGCCAGCGACGAGGCCGTCGTGACGGGTGAGACGAACGTCGCACCTGGTTCCGATGCCAGTCTCCGTATCACCAACGCCGGTGACACGCCGAGCTTCCTTTCGACTGAGGACGTGTCGATCGACGCTGACGGCACGTTCGCGTCCGAAGAGTTCGAGTTCGGTGACCGCAACGTCGACGACGAGGCCGAACTCGACTTCCGCGTCGGTGGCAGCTCCGTCGACGACGCTGACGGGATCTTCGTCGAGGAAGTCGAAGACGCTGACGACCACGTCGACGACCACGAAGACGACCACGCCGACGACCACGAAGACGACCACGCTGACGACGCCGACGACCACGTCGACGACCACGAAGACGACGACCCAGCACCAGCCGACGACACGGCTGACGACGTCGAGCCCGAGGACGACGGTGTCCCAGGCTTCGGCCTCGCCATCGCTGTCGTCGCACTGCTCGCCGCCGCGATGCTGGCACTCCGCCGCCAGAACTAA
- a CDS encoding BGTF surface domain-containing protein produces the protein MITERTDVAEDDRLIIEVEASGIFGFLADNSSNDFDIVEDGTEASALYHLVENSGEGVNFEVEADDGIGNQEPTALELETEDEGDIFVLIDNDEGVFYVVVDTSSGDAFDGDLEDGQDFDVEFEFETDDDDRYEFGDGPFDGGAGDSSGANADAAFPYLGTDSDQSVSTEFTIVEPAAEFHNLDADDNVQIEAGEDVVLTGETNVAPGSEGDVRVRNAGDTPSFLSTQDAEIDSDGTFETEAFDFGDRAVDDEAEINFRVGGSSVTDADGIFVEEVEDADDEPADDADDHEDDHADEPADEPADDGVDDEPAPADDTADDVEPEDDGVPGFGLAIAVVALLAAAMLALRRQN, from the coding sequence GTGATCACGGAGCGAACCGACGTTGCTGAAGACGACCGTCTGATCATCGAAGTCGAAGCGAGCGGTATCTTCGGCTTCCTGGCTGACAACTCCAGCAACGATTTCGACATCGTCGAGGACGGTACTGAAGCCTCCGCGCTGTACCACCTCGTAGAGAACTCCGGTGAGGGTGTCAACTTCGAAGTCGAAGCCGACGACGGCATCGGCAACCAGGAGCCCACCGCACTGGAACTCGAGACTGAGGACGAAGGCGACATCTTCGTCCTGATCGACAACGACGAAGGCGTCTTCTACGTTGTCGTCGACACGTCCTCCGGTGACGCCTTCGATGGCGACCTCGAGGACGGTCAGGACTTCGACGTTGAATTCGAGTTCGAGACCGACGACGACGACCGCTACGAGTTCGGTGACGGACCGTTCGACGGCGGTGCTGGTGACTCCAGCGGCGCCAACGCTGACGCAGCCTTCCCGTACCTCGGCACCGACTCTGACCAGTCCGTGAGCACCGAGTTCACGATCGTCGAACCCGCTGCTGAATTCCACAACCTCGACGCTGACGACAACGTCCAGATCGAGGCTGGTGAGGACGTCGTCCTGACCGGTGAGACCAACGTCGCACCGGGCAGCGAAGGTGACGTCCGCGTGCGCAACGCTGGCGACACGCCAAGCTTCCTCTCGACGCAGGACGCTGAGATCGACTCCGACGGAACCTTCGAGACCGAGGCCTTCGACTTCGGCGACCGCGCCGTTGACGACGAGGCCGAGATTAACTTCCGCGTCGGTGGCAGCTCCGTCACTGACGCTGACGGGATCTTCGTCGAAGAAGTCGAAGACGCTGACGACGAGCCAGCTGACGACGCCGACGACCACGAAGACGACCACGCCGACGAGCCAGCTGACGAGCCAGCTGACGACGGCGTTGACGACGAGCCAGCACCAGCCGACGACACGGCTGACGACGTCGAGCCCGAGGACGACGGTGTCCCCGGCTTCGGCCTCGCCATCGCTGTCGTCGCACTGCTCGCCGCCGCGATGCTGGCACTCCGCCGCCAGAACTAA
- a CDS encoding putative toxin-antitoxin system toxin component, PIN family, whose amino-acid sequence MGEITAVFDTNVVISAYGWGGTPEECVELVLTGEVSLAASQAMLNELHRVLNYPKFDFSADDKSKVLFLYADHADFVTPETDLDVVVDADDNKFVECAVAADVDYVVSGDSHLLDLGSYDGIEIVNPATFLDIVDGQCSE is encoded by the coding sequence ATGGGCGAGATAACTGCTGTTTTCGACACGAACGTCGTCATCTCAGCGTACGGATGGGGTGGCACTCCAGAAGAGTGTGTCGAGTTGGTGCTGACTGGCGAAGTTTCGCTCGCTGCGTCACAGGCGATGCTGAACGAACTCCACCGGGTCCTCAACTATCCGAAATTCGACTTCTCGGCCGATGACAAATCCAAAGTCCTCTTTCTGTACGCTGATCACGCCGACTTCGTCACGCCCGAAACGGACCTCGACGTCGTGGTGGACGCTGACGATAACAAGTTCGTCGAGTGTGCGGTCGCCGCCGATGTTGACTACGTCGTTTCCGGTGATTCGCATTTGCTGGATCTTGGTTCGTACGACGGAATCGAGATTGTCAACCCCGCCACATTTCTCGACATCGTCGACGGGCAGTGCTCGGAATGA
- a CDS encoding DUF433 domain-containing protein: MTIVHDPAHSDGSPTVDGTGIRVKDIAVAYERSGYDPDEITQLYPDLSLSDVHRALAYYYDHIDDFRSVASTPA; this comes from the coding sequence ATGACCATCGTCCACGACCCAGCCCACAGTGATGGTTCTCCGACGGTGGATGGGACCGGCATCCGGGTGAAAGATATCGCGGTCGCGTACGAACGGAGTGGGTACGACCCTGACGAAATTACACAACTGTACCCCGACCTCTCGTTGAGCGACGTCCACCGAGCGCTGGCGTACTACTACGACCATATCGACGACTTCCGGTCTGTCGCCTCGACACCGGCATGA
- a CDS encoding DUF5615 family PIN-like protein — MRPLYCDESIWIPVADGLRRRGWTIHTTRGESMLGAPDREQLAFAVDNDWVLVTFDDDFLSLVESEQLEHSGIIYVRQAGRDIGDVVKAVDAHLETRSPDDRDIAYC; from the coding sequence ATGAGGCCGCTATACTGCGACGAGAGTATCTGGATTCCCGTTGCAGACGGACTCCGCCGTCGTGGCTGGACCATCCACACCACCCGTGGAGAGTCGATGCTCGGTGCTCCCGACCGGGAGCAGTTAGCGTTCGCGGTCGACAACGACTGGGTGCTGGTGACCTTCGACGACGACTTTCTTTCACTCGTCGAGAGCGAACAGCTCGAGCACAGCGGTATCATCTACGTCAGACAGGCCGGGCGAGATATCGGTGACGTCGTCAAAGCCGTCGACGCCCACCTCGAGACGCGGTCGCCCGACGATCGAGATATCGCCTACTGCTGA
- a CDS encoding ribbon-helix-helix domain-containing protein, producing MSGTDTANGGDEPETVQINLRVSKAFLEDIDQTWKRHGFNSRSEFLRYAARDAIKHPEFSREGWKQIAASEHELRTGAEELVSREDVLELMATEDDE from the coding sequence ATGTCCGGCACAGACACAGCCAACGGCGGGGACGAACCGGAGACGGTCCAGATCAACCTTCGGGTGAGCAAAGCGTTTCTCGAGGACATCGACCAGACCTGGAAGCGCCACGGGTTCAATTCTCGAAGTGAATTCCTCCGGTATGCAGCCCGCGACGCGATCAAGCACCCGGAGTTCTCACGGGAGGGGTGGAAACAGATCGCCGCGAGTGAACACGAGCTGCGAACAGGTGCCGAGGAACTCGTTTCGCGTGAGGACGTTCTCGAGCTGATGGCGACAGAAGATGACGAGTGA